One genomic segment of Kocuria rhizophila DC2201 includes these proteins:
- a CDS encoding hydroxymethylpyrimidine/phosphomethylpyrimidine kinase: MSETTRNQPPVAMTVAGSEATGGAGALADIKTFTSLGVFGSLALTCIVAFDPENEWGHRVTPVDQQTLANQLQTITAAYDLDAVKIGMLGHPDTIRTVATAMKELKPRHLVLDPVLICKGQEPGAALDTDQALKAEVLPLATFVTPNHFESLSLSGMESIDSVEDLKEAAKRIHDSSGAAVLAKGGVRLAGAEAVDVFYDGSTLEVLTEPKVGEVPVSGAGCSLAAAVTAELAKGATPLDAARTAKSFVTAGIRHRLASHLPFDSLWQGGYAADA; the protein is encoded by the coding sequence ATGAGCGAAACCACACGCAACCAACCGCCCGTCGCCATGACCGTCGCGGGCTCCGAGGCCACCGGCGGCGCCGGGGCGCTCGCGGACATCAAGACCTTCACGTCCCTGGGGGTCTTCGGCTCGCTGGCGCTCACGTGCATCGTCGCGTTCGACCCCGAGAACGAGTGGGGCCACCGCGTGACCCCCGTGGACCAGCAGACCCTGGCGAACCAGCTGCAGACCATCACCGCGGCCTACGACCTGGACGCCGTGAAGATCGGCATGCTCGGCCACCCGGACACCATCCGCACCGTGGCCACCGCCATGAAGGAGCTCAAGCCCCGCCACCTGGTGCTGGACCCCGTGCTGATCTGCAAGGGCCAGGAGCCGGGTGCCGCGCTGGACACGGACCAGGCGCTGAAGGCGGAGGTGCTGCCGCTGGCCACGTTCGTGACCCCCAACCACTTCGAGTCCCTGTCCCTGTCCGGGATGGAGTCCATCGACTCGGTGGAGGACCTCAAGGAGGCCGCGAAGCGCATCCACGACTCCTCAGGTGCCGCCGTGCTCGCCAAGGGCGGCGTGCGGCTGGCCGGGGCGGAGGCCGTGGACGTGTTCTACGACGGATCCACGCTCGAGGTGCTCACCGAGCCCAAGGTGGGCGAGGTGCCGGTGTCCGGCGCGGGCTGCTCGCTCGCGGCGGCCGTGACGGCGGAGCTCGCCAAGGGCGCCACCCCGCTCGACGCCGCCCGCACCGCCAAGAGCTTCGTCACCGCGGGCATCCGGCACCGTCTGGCATCCCACCTGCCGTTCGACTCCCTGTGGCAGGGCGGATACGCCGCTGACGCGTAG
- a CDS encoding DNA polymerase III subunit gamma and tau, with translation MTTALYRRYRPETFEDVIGQEHVTEPLMTALRKNRVNHAYLFSGPRGCGKTTSARILARCLNCAEGPTATPCGRCESCRDLARDGAGSLDVIEMDAASHGGVDHARDLRERATFAPVRDRYKIFIIDEAHMVTREGFNALLKIVEEPPEHVKFIFATTEPSKVLTTIRSRTHHYPFRLVPPEPLMRYLEQLCQEEGVSTEPGVLSLVVRAGGGSVRDSLSVLDQLMAGSDERGISYDLAVALLGYTHAALLDDVVDAFAAGDAATVFSSVDRVVQTGQDPRRFVEDLLERFRDLVVVNAVPDSAANILHGMPTDQINRLRNQATQLGAAELSRSADITNEALNEMTGATSPQLHLELLCARILLPSADDTTRGITSRVDRLERRLSIPRGAGIRPGGPSIPPAPGAADGVDPAAPHAPGADAMAPVAPDSPSSDASAAPAREAADPAPSGPVRQDGSQPGRSALTTPDIAEPSIPEDEAENPRGSDHPAAGDPVPQGERGPQGNHPPADGTTTEHDAAGQERSPATGAPADPTKSPASSTPSRPDDAQDTVGAQSRSGVQRLDDTRGGADAHRPDGRESAPRSDGQCSRGRDYDARGSDAPSHATAPGEDRAATPGEETGASSGARGEPDTAPSDDRDPAAPSPSTGSAGEGAGDGVNDGAAAGTTAASDVTSGELELLRSSWPEIVSALAEIRRVAWAITVRGTPISYENSTLRIAFEGDGDIMNFPRFEGDVRTAIQNVVGLDCAVEAVRPGDTRGQHGGPAGGPPPGSGGDPRGGGSGGRGPAPRSTGGPGSSQEQPDYFREPEGFGVNRRRSNPSGGQDSASPASRDASTAPARDASSGPSRSDRGQDRRAGRSEERGRSASQETHREPSGDDDEPVTSWSVAPIPQPGVGTRTGGDRSGTGEHSAEESGTSTGARASASESAAAPSGEAAGTDSTTAPRSGTGPGSGFSTGRGPESDTALGSGQATEPGSGQATAPGSAQGPESPSQAPTEHQAPQDAVQGGPSERPDASPPAPGENTPADGSRPHSGGAQNPGGGTPGSGAPSSGIQGRGGQHRGEQSTENQSTGDQNHRDQGMGGVTPGGAGARPDRGPEYWSPEEPPPPPEDEPPADMYDEPGPAASSYPRRGRRPEGRGDGSGPVRDGDRPDPHRTPGGGGGAGERTASGRESASPSAHGGATPSPAGGQRRGWRERHAAAIAAATSGSPGIAPPSTRSPGVDEENFVPGADDESLEDSALYGKAAIERILGGMLIDERSHDTGR, from the coding sequence GTGACTACCGCCCTGTACCGCCGCTACCGCCCGGAGACCTTCGAGGACGTCATCGGTCAGGAGCACGTGACCGAGCCCCTGATGACCGCGCTGCGCAAGAACAGGGTCAACCACGCCTACCTCTTCTCGGGCCCCCGCGGCTGCGGCAAGACCACGTCCGCGCGCATCCTGGCCCGTTGCCTCAACTGCGCCGAGGGGCCCACCGCCACGCCGTGCGGGCGCTGCGAGTCCTGCCGGGACCTCGCCCGGGACGGCGCCGGCTCCCTGGACGTCATCGAGATGGACGCCGCCTCCCACGGCGGCGTGGACCACGCGCGTGACCTGCGCGAACGCGCCACCTTCGCGCCCGTGCGGGACCGCTACAAGATCTTCATCATCGACGAGGCCCACATGGTCACGCGCGAGGGCTTCAACGCCCTGCTGAAGATCGTGGAGGAACCTCCGGAGCACGTGAAGTTCATCTTCGCCACCACCGAGCCCTCCAAGGTGCTCACCACCATCCGCTCACGCACACACCACTACCCCTTCCGGCTGGTGCCGCCCGAGCCGCTCATGCGCTACCTGGAGCAGCTGTGCCAGGAGGAGGGCGTCAGCACCGAGCCGGGTGTGCTCTCCCTGGTGGTCCGCGCCGGCGGCGGGTCCGTGCGCGACTCGCTCTCGGTGCTGGACCAGCTCATGGCGGGCTCGGACGAGCGCGGGATCAGCTACGACCTCGCCGTCGCCCTGCTCGGCTACACCCACGCCGCGCTGCTCGACGACGTCGTGGATGCCTTCGCCGCCGGGGACGCCGCCACCGTGTTCTCCTCCGTGGACCGCGTGGTCCAGACCGGTCAGGACCCGCGCCGTTTCGTGGAGGACCTCCTCGAGCGCTTCCGGGACCTCGTGGTGGTCAACGCGGTCCCGGACTCCGCGGCCAACATCCTGCACGGGATGCCCACGGACCAGATCAACCGGCTGCGCAACCAGGCCACCCAGCTGGGCGCCGCGGAGCTCTCCCGCTCCGCGGACATCACCAACGAGGCGCTCAACGAGATGACGGGAGCCACCTCCCCGCAGCTGCACCTGGAGCTGCTGTGCGCCCGCATCCTGCTGCCCTCCGCGGATGACACCACCCGCGGCATCACCTCCCGCGTGGACCGCCTGGAACGCCGGCTGAGCATTCCCCGGGGCGCGGGCATCCGGCCCGGTGGGCCCTCCATTCCTCCGGCGCCCGGCGCGGCGGACGGGGTCGACCCGGCCGCGCCCCACGCACCCGGTGCGGACGCCATGGCGCCCGTGGCGCCCGACTCCCCTTCGTCCGACGCCTCCGCGGCACCCGCACGGGAGGCCGCGGACCCTGCCCCGTCCGGCCCCGTCCGGCAGGACGGCTCGCAGCCGGGCCGTTCCGCCCTGACCACCCCGGACATCGCCGAGCCGTCCATCCCGGAGGACGAGGCCGAGAACCCCCGCGGCAGCGACCACCCCGCCGCGGGTGACCCCGTTCCGCAGGGTGAGCGCGGACCCCAGGGCAACCACCCGCCCGCGGACGGCACCACCACCGAGCACGACGCCGCGGGGCAGGAGCGCTCCCCGGCCACCGGTGCACCCGCCGACCCGACGAAGTCGCCAGCGTCTTCGACGCCCTCCCGGCCCGACGACGCCCAGGACACCGTCGGGGCGCAGTCACGTTCCGGCGTCCAGCGCTTGGATGACACGCGCGGTGGTGCGGACGCGCACAGACCGGACGGCCGGGAGTCCGCGCCGCGCTCCGACGGACAGTGTTCTCGTGGGCGCGATTACGACGCCCGGGGTTCGGACGCCCCGTCCCACGCCACCGCCCCCGGAGAGGACCGCGCCGCCACCCCCGGCGAGGAGACCGGGGCATCCTCCGGCGCCCGCGGCGAACCGGACACCGCACCGTCGGACGACCGGGACCCCGCCGCGCCGTCGCCCTCCACTGGAAGCGCTGGAGAGGGCGCGGGAGACGGTGTGAACGACGGTGCCGCGGCCGGTACCACCGCGGCGAGCGACGTCACCAGCGGCGAGCTGGAGCTGCTGCGCTCCTCGTGGCCGGAGATCGTCTCCGCCCTCGCGGAGATCCGCCGCGTGGCGTGGGCCATCACGGTGCGCGGCACGCCCATCTCCTACGAGAACTCCACGCTGCGCATTGCCTTCGAGGGTGACGGCGACATCATGAACTTCCCCCGCTTCGAGGGGGACGTCCGCACCGCCATCCAGAACGTGGTGGGGCTGGACTGCGCGGTGGAGGCCGTGCGCCCGGGGGACACGCGAGGACAGCACGGCGGCCCCGCCGGAGGCCCACCCCCGGGCTCGGGCGGAGACCCGCGCGGCGGCGGTTCCGGTGGGCGCGGCCCGGCCCCCAGGAGCACCGGTGGCCCGGGTTCATCCCAGGAGCAGCCGGACTACTTCCGGGAGCCGGAGGGCTTCGGCGTGAACCGACGGCGCAGCAACCCCTCGGGTGGCCAGGACAGCGCGTCCCCCGCGTCGAGGGACGCGTCGACCGCCCCCGCGCGGGATGCCTCCTCGGGGCCCTCGCGGAGCGACCGGGGGCAGGATCGGCGGGCGGGCCGGTCGGAGGAGCGCGGCCGCTCCGCATCGCAGGAAACTCACCGAGAGCCGTCCGGCGACGACGACGAACCCGTCACCTCGTGGTCCGTGGCGCCCATTCCCCAGCCGGGGGTCGGCACCCGAACGGGTGGTGACCGGTCCGGCACCGGGGAGCACTCTGCGGAAGAGAGCGGCACCTCCACGGGCGCGCGGGCCAGTGCCTCGGAATCCGCTGCCGCGCCGTCCGGGGAGGCCGCCGGAACCGACAGCACCACTGCACCACGCTCCGGTACGGGGCCCGGCTCGGGATTCAGCACGGGGCGCGGGCCGGAGTCCGACACCGCGCTCGGGTCGGGGCAGGCCACTGAGCCCGGGTCGGGGCAGGCCACCGCGCCCGGCTCCGCCCAGGGTCCCGAGTCCCCGAGTCAGGCGCCCACGGAGCACCAGGCACCGCAGGACGCAGTGCAGGGCGGGCCGTCCGAGCGCCCCGACGCATCTCCCCCGGCACCCGGTGAGAACACCCCCGCGGACGGCAGCCGTCCGCACTCCGGTGGAGCCCAGAACCCGGGCGGCGGGACCCCGGGCAGTGGGGCCCCAAGCAGCGGGATCCAGGGCCGGGGGGGCCAACACCGTGGGGAGCAGAGCACCGAGAACCAGAGCACCGGGGACCAGAACCACCGGGACCAGGGCATGGGCGGCGTCACCCCGGGTGGTGCGGGCGCCCGACCGGACCGGGGCCCCGAGTACTGGAGCCCTGAGGAGCCGCCCCCTCCCCCGGAGGACGAGCCCCCGGCGGACATGTACGACGAACCGGGGCCCGCGGCGTCGTCGTACCCGCGGCGTGGACGCCGCCCCGAGGGTCGGGGCGACGGCTCGGGGCCCGTGCGGGACGGGGACCGCCCGGATCCGCACCGCACCCCCGGGGGCGGGGGCGGCGCCGGGGAGCGCACCGCGTCCGGCCGGGAGTCCGCGAGCCCCTCGGCACACGGCGGGGCCACCCCCTCGCCCGCCGGAGGACAGCGGCGCGGCTGGCGGGAGCGCCACGCCGCTGCCATTGCCGCGGCCACCAGCGGTTCCCCGGGCATCGCCCCGCCGAGCACCCGCAGCCCGGGCGTGGACGAGGAGAACTTCGTTCCCGGAGCCGACGACGAGTCCCTCGAGGACTCCGCCCTGTACGGGAAGGCCGCCATCGAGCGCATCCTGGGTGGCATGCTGATCGACGAACGGTCGCACGACACCGGCCGGTGA
- a CDS encoding ExeM/NucH family extracellular endonuclease, translating to MPTPHPSAPAGAVRRGALAISLSAALLTTGLGATPAIAAPSTTSIATIQGTGKSTPLAGQTVTTEPAVVTAVYPPGPGSLGGFVIQTPGSGGTITGTTASTGLFVHTGQAPVTVQRGDAVQVTGTAGEYQGLTQLSGTVSVKKVVKKVAPVKPVTTDWASTASYRENLESMVYQPRENFRVADTYGVGRYGELGLSAGPALPTQPTDVALPSSPEAEAQAARNEAISVTLDDGTNRGFAASPQQEARTVPYLDPQNPVEVGDRAKITAPVIVDYRHDSWRFQPTSEITRGAEPARFTTSADKTPRVGGQVSVASFNVLNYFTTTGQQKKCKGGNFSTDGTYNVAQGCDVRGAYDAADLQRQQAKTVAAINQLNASVVGLMEIENSAKLGEEPDEALATLVSALNGAAGYEKWAIAPVDASQLQPVADQDVITNAIIYQPAEASLMGEAQALGAEAGAGGAFENARTPLAASFTATRGKGRGTNAPITVVVNHFKSKGSGPKNGPNADAGDGQGAWNAARVAQAEALVDWIPELADRAGSADVALLGDFNSYTQEDPMQVFYSAGFASAPAADEHTYVHGGQVGSLDHLLVSRSLQQRTTGADVWNINSGQSPLLQYAQYRTTALDYYRPDAAASSDHDPAIAGFRAGR from the coding sequence GTGCCCACACCCCACCCCTCCGCCCCCGCCGGCGCAGTGCGCCGAGGCGCGCTGGCCATCTCGCTCAGCGCCGCGCTGCTCACCACGGGACTCGGTGCCACCCCCGCCATCGCCGCGCCGAGCACCACGAGCATCGCCACCATCCAGGGCACCGGGAAGAGCACTCCCCTGGCGGGCCAGACCGTCACCACGGAACCCGCGGTGGTCACCGCGGTGTACCCGCCAGGACCCGGGTCCCTCGGCGGGTTCGTGATCCAGACGCCGGGATCCGGGGGCACGATCACTGGGACCACCGCCTCCACCGGGCTGTTCGTCCACACCGGGCAGGCTCCCGTGACCGTGCAGAGGGGCGATGCCGTGCAGGTCACCGGCACCGCCGGCGAGTACCAGGGCCTCACGCAGCTCTCGGGGACCGTGAGCGTCAAGAAGGTCGTCAAGAAGGTGGCACCGGTCAAGCCCGTCACCACCGACTGGGCCTCCACCGCCTCCTACCGGGAGAACCTGGAGTCCATGGTGTACCAGCCCCGGGAGAACTTCCGGGTGGCGGACACCTACGGAGTGGGCCGCTACGGGGAGCTCGGACTCTCGGCGGGCCCGGCGCTGCCCACCCAGCCCACCGACGTCGCCCTGCCCAGCAGCCCCGAGGCCGAGGCGCAGGCCGCGCGCAACGAGGCCATCTCGGTGACCCTGGACGACGGCACCAACCGTGGCTTCGCCGCGAGCCCCCAGCAGGAGGCGCGCACCGTCCCCTACCTGGATCCGCAGAACCCCGTGGAGGTGGGCGACCGCGCCAAGATCACCGCACCCGTGATCGTGGACTACCGGCACGACTCCTGGCGGTTCCAGCCCACCTCCGAGATCACCCGTGGTGCGGAGCCGGCGCGCTTCACCACTTCCGCGGACAAGACCCCTCGCGTGGGCGGCCAGGTGTCCGTGGCCTCCTTCAACGTGCTGAACTACTTCACCACCACGGGCCAGCAGAAGAAGTGCAAGGGTGGCAACTTCTCCACCGACGGCACCTACAACGTGGCCCAGGGGTGTGACGTCCGGGGTGCCTACGACGCGGCGGACCTGCAGCGCCAGCAGGCCAAGACCGTGGCGGCCATCAACCAGCTGAACGCCTCAGTGGTGGGTCTCATGGAGATCGAGAACTCCGCAAAGCTGGGGGAGGAGCCGGACGAGGCGCTGGCCACCCTGGTGAGCGCACTCAACGGCGCGGCCGGCTACGAGAAGTGGGCCATCGCCCCCGTGGACGCCTCCCAGTTGCAGCCGGTGGCGGACCAGGACGTCATCACCAACGCGATCATCTACCAGCCTGCCGAGGCGAGCCTGATGGGTGAGGCCCAGGCACTCGGTGCTGAAGCGGGCGCCGGCGGGGCCTTCGAGAACGCCCGGACCCCACTGGCGGCCTCTTTCACCGCCACGCGGGGCAAGGGCCGCGGCACCAACGCCCCGATCACCGTGGTGGTCAACCACTTCAAGTCCAAGGGCTCGGGGCCCAAGAACGGCCCCAACGCGGACGCCGGGGACGGGCAGGGCGCCTGGAACGCGGCCCGGGTGGCCCAGGCCGAGGCGCTGGTGGACTGGATCCCGGAGCTCGCGGACCGCGCCGGCTCCGCGGACGTGGCCCTGCTGGGCGACTTCAACTCCTACACGCAGGAGGACCCCATGCAGGTCTTCTACTCGGCCGGCTTCGCGTCTGCTCCCGCTGCGGACGAACACACCTACGTGCACGGCGGGCAGGTGGGATCCCTGGACCACCTCCTGGTGTCACGGAGCCTGCAGCAGCGCACCACGGGTGCGGACGTGTGGAACATCAACTCCGGGCAGTCACCCCTGCTGCAGTACGCCCAGTACCGCACCACCGCGCTGGACTACTACCGCCCGGACGCCGCGGCGTCCTCCGACCACGACCCGGCCATTGCCGGATTCCGGGCGGGCCGGTAG
- a CDS encoding MarR family winged helix-turn-helix transcriptional regulator: MASPDHRDAAPAQGTVPPQDPADDPLALSNQLCFSLSVASRMVVHSYRPVLEPLGLTHPQYLVMLALWDRHPRTVKDLGEDLMQDSATLSPLLKRLEARGLITRERDPGNERALAVTVTPEGAALRERAVQVPEEMMQRLRVTAEQVQRLNEEMHLLIVTSKENAQDGTRA; this comes from the coding sequence GTGGCCTCCCCCGACCACCGGGACGCCGCCCCAGCCCAGGGCACCGTCCCGCCCCAGGACCCGGCCGACGACCCGCTGGCGCTGTCCAACCAGTTGTGCTTCTCCCTGTCCGTGGCCTCGCGCATGGTGGTGCACAGCTACCGCCCGGTCCTGGAGCCGCTGGGGCTGACCCATCCGCAGTACCTGGTGATGCTGGCCCTGTGGGACCGCCACCCGCGCACGGTCAAGGACCTCGGCGAGGACCTCATGCAGGACTCGGCCACTCTCTCCCCGCTGCTCAAGCGCCTGGAGGCCCGGGGGCTCATCACCCGGGAGCGGGACCCGGGCAACGAGCGCGCCCTGGCCGTGACCGTCACACCCGAGGGGGCGGCGCTGAGGGAGCGGGCCGTGCAGGTCCCGGAGGAGATGATGCAGCGGCTGCGGGTCACCGCGGAGCAGGTGCAGCGGCTCAACGAGGAGATGCACCTGTTGATCGTCACCTCGAAGGAGAACGCGCAGGACGGCACCCGTGCCTGA
- a CDS encoding TetR/AcrR family transcriptional regulator — protein MPRITAPSNAAQRERTQRAILDAFGELLYSNGLTDLTMTRVAKTAGVGRTAVYNYFADMGELLVAYALDKTERFVADLNRELADTENPVDQLGVYIQHQIEDLGRRHLPPGQAMRTVLSPEDFAKLGAHVQKLQTVLAGILQRAMDEGYLPHGDTDELSQLVHGSLTSTADRTTSVESTRAQQQRTLATVRFIQRGLGAQFDAQMRPVHLPQQPPQLSAVS, from the coding sequence ATGCCCCGCATCACAGCCCCCAGCAACGCCGCCCAGCGAGAGCGCACCCAGCGCGCGATCCTGGATGCGTTCGGGGAGCTGCTGTACAGCAACGGGCTCACCGACCTCACCATGACCCGCGTCGCCAAGACCGCCGGAGTGGGCCGCACTGCGGTCTACAACTACTTCGCGGACATGGGCGAACTGCTCGTGGCCTACGCCCTGGACAAGACCGAGCGCTTCGTGGCGGACCTCAACCGCGAGCTCGCGGACACCGAGAACCCCGTGGACCAGCTGGGTGTCTACATCCAGCACCAGATCGAGGACCTCGGCCGCCGCCACCTGCCTCCCGGCCAGGCCATGCGCACGGTGCTCTCCCCCGAGGACTTCGCGAAGCTGGGCGCGCACGTGCAGAAGCTGCAGACCGTGCTCGCGGGCATCCTGCAGCGCGCCATGGACGAGGGCTACCTGCCCCACGGCGACACCGACGAGCTCTCCCAGCTGGTGCACGGCTCTCTGACCTCCACCGCGGACCGCACCACCTCCGTGGAGAGCACCCGCGCCCAGCAGCAGCGCACGCTGGCCACCGTCCGCTTCATCCAGCGCGGCCTGGGTGCCCAGTTCGACGCCCAGATGCGCCCCGTGCACCTGCCCCAGCAGCCGCCGCAGCTCAGCGCGGTGTCCTGA
- a CDS encoding glycosyltransferase family 25 protein, whose protein sequence is MVVSLADSDRRPGFFAQPLGEIFEVFDAFHGATQDWTPYFDAERFAGNYLRPPDPAEIGCAISHAQVIRAFAAEPGDDADLLLVAEDDARFTADLPCALRAVTEGPLPHDVVVLTDGLSLDPALHRRRFLTSISQLSLLSRTVSGPERRHRIGRFAGQGDCSGLYLMTRGGARKFDD, encoded by the coding sequence GTGGTCGTCAGTCTTGCCGACAGCGACCGCAGGCCCGGTTTCTTCGCCCAGCCGCTGGGGGAAATCTTCGAGGTGTTCGACGCCTTCCACGGCGCCACCCAGGACTGGACTCCGTACTTCGACGCGGAACGGTTCGCGGGAAACTACCTGCGTCCCCCGGACCCTGCCGAGATCGGCTGCGCCATCAGCCATGCCCAGGTGATCCGCGCGTTCGCGGCGGAGCCCGGGGACGATGCGGACCTGCTCCTGGTGGCGGAGGACGACGCCCGGTTCACCGCCGACCTCCCCTGTGCCCTGCGTGCCGTGACCGAGGGTCCGCTGCCGCACGACGTGGTGGTCCTGACGGACGGGTTGAGCCTGGACCCCGCGCTGCACCGCAGGCGGTTCCTCACCTCCATCTCTCAGCTCTCCCTCCTCTCGCGCACCGTCTCGGGCCCCGAGCGGCGTCACCGGATCGGGCGTTTCGCCGGACAGGGGGACTGCTCGGGGCTGTACCTGATGACCCGCGGCGGCGCGAGGAAGTTCGACGACTAG
- the recR gene encoding recombination mediator RecR, which yields MYEGPVQDLIDELGRLPGVGPKSAQRIAFHLLDADKDEVQQLVDAISTVKTSVSFCVICGNVTEQEECAICRDARRDRSVICVVEESKDVMAIERTRSYRGLYHVLGGAISPLQGVGPDQLRIRELMTRLSDETVQEIVLATDPNLEGEATATYLSRLLKTLGIRVTRLASGLPVGGDLEYADEVTLGRAFEGRTVVSEAT from the coding sequence GTGTACGAAGGACCGGTTCAAGACCTCATCGACGAGCTGGGGCGGTTGCCCGGTGTGGGCCCCAAGTCCGCGCAGCGCATCGCGTTCCACCTGCTGGACGCGGACAAGGACGAGGTCCAGCAGCTCGTGGACGCCATCTCCACCGTGAAGACCTCCGTGTCCTTCTGCGTGATCTGCGGCAACGTGACCGAGCAGGAGGAGTGCGCCATCTGCCGGGACGCCCGCCGGGACCGCAGCGTGATCTGCGTGGTGGAGGAGTCCAAGGACGTCATGGCCATCGAACGCACCCGCAGCTACCGCGGGCTCTACCACGTGCTGGGCGGTGCCATCTCGCCGCTGCAGGGAGTGGGCCCGGACCAGCTGCGCATTCGTGAGCTGATGACCCGCCTGTCGGACGAGACAGTGCAGGAGATCGTGCTGGCCACGGACCCCAACCTCGAGGGCGAGGCCACCGCCACGTACCTGTCCCGGCTGCTGAAGACCCTCGGCATCCGGGTCACGCGGCTGGCCTCGGGGCTGCCGGTGGGCGGTGACCTGGAGTACGCGGACGAGGTCACGCTGGGCCGCGCGTTCGAGGGCCGCACGGTGGTCTCCGAGGCCACGTAG
- a CDS encoding aspartate kinase — translation MSLIVQKFGGSSVADADGVRRVARRVAETRNAGNQVVVVVSAMGDTTDDLLDLANEVARKPPARELDMLLTSGERISMALLAMAISDLGVPAQSFTGSQAGMITDGAHGAAKLVEVSPLRVREALDNDNVAIIAGFQGMNRSSKDITTLGRGGSDTTAVALAAALDADVCEIYSDVDGVYSADPRIVPSARKLDRVSSEEMLELAANGAKILHLRCVEYARRFNVPLHVRSSFTHNEGTWVIPSPDEILTPQKEIPLEQPLIAGIAHDRSQAKITIVGAPDHPGIASRIFRLLADSEVYVDMIVQNVSTGEHPLTDVSFTLDESQGALAMNLLRAAEEKIGYTRLDYNSEVGKLSLVGAGMKTNTGVAFQFFQALADANINVDMISTSEVRISIVTSVDKLDEAVRAVHTAFGLDSSEEATVYGGTGR, via the coding sequence ATGAGTCTCATTGTCCAGAAGTTCGGCGGCTCGTCGGTCGCCGATGCCGATGGTGTCCGCAGGGTCGCCCGCCGTGTGGCCGAGACCCGCAACGCCGGCAACCAGGTGGTCGTGGTGGTCTCCGCCATGGGCGACACTACCGACGACCTCCTGGACCTCGCGAACGAGGTGGCCCGCAAGCCCCCGGCCCGCGAGCTGGACATGCTGCTGACCTCCGGCGAGCGGATCTCCATGGCGCTGCTGGCCATGGCCATCTCGGACCTCGGCGTCCCGGCGCAGTCCTTCACGGGCTCCCAGGCGGGGATGATCACGGACGGCGCCCACGGGGCGGCCAAGCTCGTGGAGGTCAGCCCGCTGCGGGTCCGGGAGGCCCTGGACAACGACAACGTGGCCATCATCGCCGGCTTCCAGGGCATGAACCGCTCGTCCAAGGACATCACCACGCTGGGTCGCGGCGGTTCGGACACCACCGCCGTGGCCCTGGCCGCGGCCCTGGACGCGGACGTGTGCGAGATCTACTCGGATGTGGACGGCGTGTACTCCGCGGACCCGCGCATCGTGCCCTCGGCCCGGAAGCTGGACCGGGTCTCCTCGGAGGAGATGCTGGAGCTGGCCGCGAACGGCGCCAAGATCCTGCACCTGCGCTGCGTGGAGTACGCCCGCCGCTTCAACGTCCCGCTGCACGTCCGCTCGTCCTTCACCCACAACGAGGGCACCTGGGTGATCCCCAGCCCCGACGAGATCCTCACGCCCCAGAAGGAGATCCCCTTGGAACAGCCGCTGATCGCCGGTATCGCTCATGATCGCAGCCAGGCCAAGATCACGATCGTGGGCGCACCGGACCACCCGGGCATCGCGTCCCGGATCTTCCGCCTGCTCGCGGACTCCGAGGTGTACGTGGACATGATCGTGCAGAACGTCTCCACCGGCGAGCACCCCCTCACGGACGTGTCCTTCACGCTGGACGAGTCCCAGGGCGCCCTGGCCATGAACCTGCTGCGCGCCGCCGAGGAGAAGATCGGCTACACCCGCCTGGACTACAACAGCGAGGTGGGCAAGCTGTCACTGGTGGGCGCGGGCATGAAGACGAACACGGGCGTGGCCTTCCAGTTCTTCCAGGCGCTGGCGGACGCGAACATCAACGTGGACATGATCTCCACCTCCGAGGTCCGCATCTCCATCGTCACCTCGGTGGACAAGCTCGACGAGGCGGTGCGCGCCGTCCACACCGCCTTCGGCCTGGACTCCAGCGAAGAGGCCACCGTCTACGGGGGCACGGGGCGCTGA
- a CDS encoding Rieske 2Fe-2S domain-containing protein produces MSWQQVPDAAAVTRALAAPSSAVPVRVGDTALVLTRDAAGTLRALRNECPHQGATVCRAAEHGADVLECPNHYWVFDLAGAFQGSRLALDLGRTAPPDPAKNLPELPCREVAGLLEVDV; encoded by the coding sequence GTGAGCTGGCAGCAGGTTCCCGACGCCGCCGCGGTGACCCGCGCACTCGCGGCACCGTCCAGCGCGGTCCCGGTGCGGGTCGGGGACACCGCCCTGGTGCTCACCCGGGACGCCGCCGGGACCCTGCGGGCCCTGCGCAACGAGTGCCCGCACCAGGGCGCCACGGTGTGCCGGGCCGCGGAGCACGGGGCGGATGTGTTGGAGTGTCCCAACCACTACTGGGTCTTCGACCTCGCGGGGGCGTTCCAGGGCTCGCGACTGGCCCTGGACCTGGGACGCACCGCACCGCCCGACCCCGCCAAGAACCTGCCGGAGCTCCCGTGCCGGGAGGTGGCCGGACTTCTCGAGGTGGACGTGTGA